The following nucleotide sequence is from Bombus pyrosoma isolate SC7728 linkage group LG17, ASM1482585v1, whole genome shotgun sequence.
TGTACCTATTTCTCCAGAAGAATTTTCATGGATTAGCTCAATAAATGCAATAGGTTCAGCAGTAATATGTATTCCTATTGGAATTCTTGCTGACacaataggaagaaaattttcaatgctTTTGATGGTGATACCTTTTACCTTAGGCTGGTTACTTCTAATTTTTGCCAACAATCTAATCATGTTTTATGCTGGTAGATTCATTACTGGTCTCAGTGGTCCAGCTTTTTCTGCGGTAGCACCAATATACACAGCAGAGATAGTTGAGAATGAAATTCGTGGAACTGTTGGATCTTACTTTCAATTACTTCTCACTATAGGCATTCTTTTATCATATGTTTTGGGAACTTTTGTTGATATGCGTGTACTGTCAATTATATCTGGTATTATACCAGTTATATTTTTTGGGGTTTTTATGTTTATGCCAGAATCACCAGTctactatttaaaaaaaggcgATGAAGATTCTGCTAAGAAAAGTTTAACTAGATTGCGCGGTATTCAGTACAATATCGAAAATGAGTTACAAAATCAAAAACATGCATTGGAAGAATGCAATCAAAATACAACCTCTTTTTGGACTTTAATCAAATCTAAAGCAGCTTTAAAAGGCTTTATAATTGCTTATGGTCTTATGTTTTTTCAACAATTATGTGGTGTAAatgttgttatattttatactaacacaatttttgaaaaagttgGCAGTGATTTAGACCCTCATTATTCAACTATTATAATAGGTGCAATGCAAGTATTAGCTGTCTTTGTGAGCACATTAATTGTAGACCGTATaggcagaaaaatattactattagcatctataatatttttggcTTTAACAACTTGCGCCCTTGGAGTTTTTTTCTACCTTCTTGAAAACCAGGGAACTTCAATTACATGGTTACCTCTAACGTctctatgtatttttattattatgtttaatatGGGTTTTGGTCCAGTTCCATGGTTAATGATGGGTGAAATTTTTGCACCAGAAATTAAGGGTGTAGCTGTAAGTAGTGCTTGCCTTTTAAATTCGGTATTAGTTTTTATTGTaactaaatttttcattaacgttTCCATGGCAATTGGTATTGGTGAA
It contains:
- the LOC122577119 gene encoding facilitated trehalose transporter Tret1-like; the encoded protein is MKEINLGISQQTLVSNDDQSVPAKRLLQYVASLAANLGALAAGMSLAWTSSAGDGGRDLQSLYGVPISPEEFSWISSINAIGSAVICIPIGILADTIGRKFSMLLMVIPFTLGWLLLIFANNLIMFYAGRFITGLSGPAFSAVAPIYTAEIVENEIRGTVGSYFQLLLTIGILLSYVLGTFVDMRVLSIISGIIPVIFFGVFMFMPESPVYYLKKGDEDSAKKSLTRLRGIQYNIENELQNQKHALEECNQNTTSFWTLIKSKAALKGFIIAYGLMFFQQLCGVNVVIFYTNTIFEKVGSDLDPHYSTIIIGAMQVLAVFVSTLIVDRIGRKILLLASIIFLALTTCALGVFFYLLENQGTSITWLPLTSLCIFIIMFNMGFGPVPWLMMGEIFAPEIKGVAVSSACLLNSVLVFIVTKFFINVSMAIGIGETFWLFAVICVIGTSFVYLLVPETKGKSLEEIQKELNGS